A region of Oryctolagus cuniculus chromosome 3, mOryCun1.1, whole genome shotgun sequence DNA encodes the following proteins:
- the LOC100341342 gene encoding uncharacterized protein — translation MNLSSEHCNVSDWLRREAAVKASVYVVAFSCATSITVVITTIVWQSPELRREVRYLLLCHHLLCISSYCGLGVVFQGMRALLANSPLLLCWVVFGAQLSVGEGILFTLALMALNACLAICWPLTSLSLVESVKCRILAGTWATIILKNACLFFMEGANSPAGAVLKSEPFCPVILNGVAARAVGMTFLLVPLSAILISYSLIYREGKRAGHFNRANIRARRRVLIHLVQISLHVIPTLLFIGLGKMCGLFYFALNLVLFSVFAFAQCFNPLVYGLQDTELQSRWQEWLYCRPGCGRAVNSRGPV, via the coding sequence ATGAACTTGTCTTCTGAGCACTGCAACGTGTCAGACTGGCTGCGGCGAGAGGCAGCCGTGAAGGCCTCTGTGTACGTGGTCGCGTTCTCCTGTGCCACGTCCATCACGGTCGTCATCACCACAATCGTGTGGCAGAGCCCGGAGCTGAGGAGGGAGGTCCGCTACCTCCTCCTCTGCCATCACCTCCTGTGCATCTCCTCCTACTGCGGCCTGGGCGTTGTCTTCCAGGGGATGCGGGCCCTGCTGGCCAACAGCCCCCTGCTGCTGTGCTGGGTGGTGTTTGGGGCACAGCTGAGCGTTGGAGAAGGCATCCTCTTCACTCTGGCCTTGATGGCTCTCAACGCTTGCCTGGCCATTTGCTGGCCGCTCACGTCCCTGTCCTTGGTGGAATCGGTCAAGTGCAGGATTCTAGCTGGCACCTGGGCAACCATCATCCTCAAGAACGCTTGCCTATTCTTCATGGAGGGCGCCAACTCCCCTGCGGGCGCCGTTTTGAAATCCGAACCCTTTTGCCCTGTGATCTTGAACGGCGTTGCTGCCAGAGCCGTGGGCATGACCTTCCTCCTCGTCCCCTTGTCTGCCATTCTCATCAGTTACTCTCTGATCTACCGCGAGGGGAAGCGGGCTGGCCATTTCAACAGGGCCAACATCAGAGCCAGGCGGCGGGTCCTCATCCACCTGGTGCAGATCAGTCTGCATGTGATTCCGACCCTGCTGTTCATAGGTCTGGGAAAGATGTGTGGGCTGTTTTACTTTGCGCTGAACCTGGTGCTTTTCAGCGTCTTTGCGTTTGCCCAGTGTTTTAACCCTCTGGTCTACGGGCTCCAGGATACAGAACTGCAAAGCAGATGGCAGGAGTGGTTGTACTGCCGGCCGGGCTGTGGGCGCGCGGTGAACAGCAGAGGGCCCGTTTAA